From Vibrio tritonius, the proteins below share one genomic window:
- a CDS encoding hydroxyacid dehydrogenase, which produces MSYKILLPQEIMKEGREYLESRGYELINGSGMEEQDIIRDIPDCDGIIVRLSKMTDAVFTAAKNLKVVARHGAGYDTVDLESAKRHGVVVLNAPVANSMSVAELAMFYMLYCSRNFKRVENYMLEDYYYAKLKTPKVELDGKTLGIIGVGNIGSRVAKKALHGFNMKVIAYDPYKTQADMPEGVELTSDFDHIFEASDFVTLHCPATPETMDFVGKRQFSLMKKNAYFINTARGKVVDEPALYEALSDHLIAGAGVDVLKEEPFNSKNPIFALDNIVIGPHIGAATKEATDRASLHSAIGIDEVLSGKKPSWPVPGFEGEE; this is translated from the coding sequence ATGAGTTATAAAATTCTTCTTCCTCAAGAAATTATGAAAGAAGGTCGTGAATATCTTGAAAGTCGTGGCTATGAGCTAATTAATGGCTCTGGTATGGAAGAGCAAGATATTATTCGTGATATTCCTGATTGTGATGGAATTATCGTAAGACTTTCCAAAATGACCGATGCAGTCTTCACTGCAGCCAAAAACCTAAAAGTAGTAGCTCGTCACGGTGCTGGGTATGACACCGTGGATTTGGAATCAGCCAAACGTCATGGTGTGGTTGTCCTGAATGCTCCGGTGGCTAACAGTATGTCGGTTGCTGAACTCGCAATGTTCTACATGCTGTACTGCTCACGTAACTTTAAACGTGTAGAAAACTACATGTTGGAAGATTACTACTACGCCAAACTGAAAACCCCCAAAGTGGAACTCGATGGCAAAACCTTAGGCATTATTGGGGTTGGTAATATCGGCTCTCGTGTTGCCAAAAAAGCGCTTCATGGCTTTAACATGAAAGTTATCGCTTACGATCCTTATAAAACTCAAGCAGATATGCCTGAAGGTGTGGAACTCACTTCCGATTTTGATCATATCTTTGAAGCCAGTGACTTTGTCACACTGCACTGCCCTGCAACACCTGAAACCATGGACTTTGTTGGCAAACGCCAATTCTCTCTTATGAAAAAAAACGCGTATTTCATTAATACGGCCCGTGGCAAAGTGGTGGATGAACCTGCCTTATATGAAGCGCTCTCTGACCATTTAATCGCTGGTGCTGGAGTGGATGTGCTTAAAGAAGAACCGTTCAATTCGAAAAATCCTATCTTCGCTTTAGACAATATTGTGATTGGTCCACACATTGGGGCCGCCACTAAAGAAGCGACCGATCGTGCTTCGCTACATTCTGCTATCGGGATTGATGAAGTGCTGTCAGGCAAAAAACCAAGCTGGCCAGTTCCTGGATTTGAAGGAGAAGAATAA
- a CDS encoding RraA family protein, with translation MSIGNRIFKSRQELKLNLLPEYEQLPVANVADKMNRIAVLGQDIRLISKPSKPIMAGFAITVKVRAGDNLMLHAALEMAGPNDVIVVSNEGDRSRAIMGEIMVTYAKYDRKIAGIVLDAPIRDIDALSQMDFPLFTTGSNPAGPFKEGPGEVNTPIAVGGVAVCPGDLILGDADGVIAIPLKDAETLLSAAKEYSKFDASKVEAARLGKADKSWVMRSLESKGTEFIDGSYQ, from the coding sequence ATGTCAATTGGAAACCGAATTTTCAAGAGTCGTCAAGAACTTAAACTGAATTTGTTGCCTGAGTATGAACAACTGCCTGTGGCGAACGTGGCTGACAAAATGAACCGCATCGCGGTACTTGGACAAGATATTCGTCTTATCTCCAAACCGTCTAAACCAATCATGGCAGGTTTCGCCATTACCGTTAAAGTGCGCGCAGGGGATAACCTCATGCTGCATGCAGCACTGGAAATGGCAGGACCTAATGATGTGATTGTGGTGTCCAATGAAGGCGATCGTTCACGCGCCATCATGGGTGAAATTATGGTTACTTACGCCAAATACGACCGCAAAATCGCTGGCATTGTGTTGGATGCCCCTATTCGTGATATTGACGCTCTATCGCAAATGGATTTTCCTCTTTTTACCACTGGCTCAAATCCTGCTGGTCCGTTTAAAGAAGGCCCTGGTGAAGTGAATACACCGATTGCTGTTGGTGGGGTCGCGGTTTGTCCCGGTGATCTCATTTTGGGTGACGCGGACGGTGTAATAGCGATTCCTCTAAAAGATGCGGAAACCTTACTGAGTGCGGCCAAAGAGTATTCCAAATTTGACGCAAGCAAAGTCGAAGCTGCTCGTTTAGGAAAAGCCGATAAGAGCTGGGTTATGCGTTCGTTAGAGTCTAAAGGTACCGAGTTTATCGACGGTTCCTATCAATAA
- a CDS encoding DASS family sodium-coupled anion symporter: MNIHKLLPVVIIAGLFWVIPNPEALQVSTWHMVGIYLAMLYGLVFRPYTDSVMMLIIAGFASLFVDSNVLFAGFGHPLVWFIISAFIICRAFVITGLGKRIAYLLLRRFGNNTLTLGYMMMFTDTLLAPATGSNMSRSGGITYPIFRNIAESLGSSPDHNPRKLGAYLTILMYVVSMGTSSLFMTGMATNSIIVSLANEILHIHLEWMQWLKASIVPAGIVLLGAPYIMYKIYAPELKAIDNVKEIAQKGLEELGVISREEKLLIVFFVLGVLGWMTGSITGVKYVSVGLAFLACLLLFKVLTWEDVVSEKSAWQTFVWYGAFYGVATALSKGGFYTYLVDVIQSYVDLSGYSQFTAIFVLVIFSLAVRYFFVSNSAFVVSFYPVLFTLGLTTNADPLYIGLSLAFSAGYGALLTHYGNGAGVITFSSGYVPQKTFWKIGTFFVLINIIAYVFIGIPYWNLIGMH; encoded by the coding sequence ATGAATATTCATAAATTATTACCTGTGGTGATCATCGCAGGGCTATTTTGGGTAATACCCAATCCTGAGGCGTTACAAGTCAGTACTTGGCATATGGTTGGTATCTATTTGGCTATGTTATATGGCTTGGTATTCCGACCCTATACCGATTCCGTAATGATGTTGATCATTGCGGGTTTTGCCTCATTGTTCGTTGATTCCAATGTTCTATTTGCTGGTTTTGGTCACCCTTTGGTGTGGTTCATTATCAGTGCCTTTATTATCTGCCGAGCGTTTGTGATTACCGGTTTGGGGAAACGTATTGCTTATTTGTTGTTACGTCGTTTTGGTAATAATACGCTTACGTTGGGTTATATGATGATGTTTACCGATACATTGTTAGCCCCTGCGACTGGGTCCAACATGTCTCGTTCTGGTGGTATAACCTATCCCATCTTTAGAAATATTGCGGAAAGTTTAGGTTCTTCTCCTGACCATAACCCAAGAAAATTAGGGGCTTACCTTACTATTTTGATGTACGTTGTATCGATGGGGACCTCCTCTTTGTTCATGACGGGTATGGCAACGAACTCCATTATCGTCTCTTTAGCTAATGAAATTCTGCATATCCATCTGGAATGGATGCAGTGGCTTAAAGCATCGATTGTACCGGCCGGTATTGTCCTACTTGGTGCACCATACATCATGTATAAAATTTACGCGCCAGAGTTAAAAGCAATTGATAATGTGAAAGAAATTGCTCAAAAAGGTCTGGAAGAGTTGGGCGTGATTAGCCGTGAAGAAAAACTATTGATTGTCTTTTTCGTCCTAGGTGTTTTGGGATGGATGACCGGGTCAATCACTGGCGTAAAATACGTCTCTGTCGGTTTGGCATTTTTGGCGTGTTTGTTGCTCTTTAAAGTACTGACTTGGGAAGATGTCGTGAGTGAAAAATCGGCATGGCAAACTTTCGTTTGGTACGGTGCGTTTTATGGTGTTGCTACAGCGCTGTCGAAAGGGGGATTTTACACCTATTTAGTTGATGTCATTCAAAGTTACGTCGACTTATCGGGCTACAGCCAATTTACTGCGATTTTTGTCTTGGTGATCTTTAGCTTAGCTGTACGTTACTTCTTTGTTTCAAACAGTGCTTTCGTCGTCTCGTTCTATCCAGTGCTCTTTACCTTGGGATTAACCACCAACGCTGATCCGCTATATATCGGTTTGTCTCTAGCGTTTTCAGCAGGTTACGGTGCACTGTTAACCCACTATGGTAATGGTGCGGGGGTGATTACTTTCTCAAGCGGTTATGTACCTCAGAAAACATTCTGGAAAATAGGTACTTTCTTCGTGCTGATTAACATCATTGCATATGTCTTTATTGGTATTCCTTACTGGAATCTTATTGGTATGCATTAG
- a CDS encoding metallo-dependent hydrolase, which yields MKIDILIKNGTTYDSDRNDFTQTDIGIVGDKIVDIKDKFVDADTVIDAQGCYVVPGLIDFHAHIYEDGTAIGVNPDVICLPNGVTSVVDAGSCGWVNFPAFYKHVVTPAMVKIRSYLNVVNVGLSTLGGGPTGYLENTNPANYNIDKISALVKSNDNILGLKLRYSKDITINKGFEKDPLEVTAHLAKELNTHFCVHVTDSTRPLYEAIEYFGQDDVLAHCYHGVGNTIIDDNGKVYPEIKDAQKRGVIFDCSNGVAHFDFKVAKAAIDDGFYPDIISTDLTQKNSLRTEKVFSLLYVMSKYLNLGVPLNNVIKAVTSTPARLMHMQGEIGTLSPGAFADISLLKKEMSSVEFEDTNGVKIHGDHYLDNVATVCDGKLVYRRVSF from the coding sequence ATGAAAATTGATATTCTGATCAAAAATGGAACCACCTACGATTCCGATAGAAATGATTTTACTCAGACTGATATTGGTATCGTTGGCGATAAGATTGTCGATATTAAAGATAAGTTCGTCGATGCAGATACCGTCATTGATGCGCAAGGTTGTTACGTTGTTCCGGGTCTTATCGATTTCCACGCCCATATTTATGAAGATGGTACTGCGATTGGTGTGAACCCTGATGTCATCTGTTTACCCAATGGGGTGACGAGTGTGGTCGATGCCGGTAGCTGTGGATGGGTGAATTTCCCTGCATTTTATAAACATGTCGTCACACCAGCGATGGTGAAAATTCGTAGTTATCTTAATGTTGTTAATGTCGGATTATCGACATTAGGTGGTGGGCCTACTGGTTATTTGGAAAATACCAATCCAGCTAATTACAATATTGATAAAATTAGCGCATTAGTGAAGAGTAATGACAATATTCTTGGCTTGAAGTTGCGTTATAGTAAGGATATTACGATTAATAAAGGTTTTGAAAAAGATCCTTTAGAAGTGACGGCTCACTTGGCCAAAGAATTGAATACTCATTTCTGTGTTCATGTGACTGATTCAACTCGACCACTCTATGAAGCTATTGAGTATTTTGGTCAAGATGACGTACTAGCACATTGTTATCATGGTGTGGGTAATACGATTATTGATGATAATGGTAAGGTTTATCCTGAAATAAAAGATGCGCAAAAACGTGGAGTCATATTTGATTGTTCCAATGGCGTCGCTCATTTTGATTTTAAGGTTGCCAAAGCAGCAATTGATGATGGTTTCTATCCTGACATTATCAGTACTGATTTGACGCAGAAAAACTCACTAAGAACGGAAAAAGTATTTAGCTTATTGTATGTTATGTCGAAATATCTTAATTTGGGCGTTCCACTCAATAATGTGATTAAGGCGGTGACAAGTACACCCGCAAGATTAATGCACATGCAAGGGGAAATAGGTACGTTGTCGCCGGGTGCATTTGCTGATATTTCTCTATTAAAGAAAGAAATGTCCTCGGTTGAATTTGAAGATACAAATGGAGTTAAAATTCATGGTGATCATTATTTAGACAATGTGGCAACGGTGTGTGATGGGAAGCTTGTATATCGGCGAGTCAGTTTTTAA
- a CDS encoding sigma 54-interacting transcriptional regulator, translating to MLDYHEIAIFSVSRVISERISTLLIEKDIDILIYELEHYDAIDKARELINEGVKVIISRGGTANVLRRNLDIPVIEIPHDFFGIYKTVEEAKLRGKKLAAVGFPQYCNMLNHFQTMTNEQFQVCRVYNHKDIEHVMIKLKQDGYDVVIGGLSVSKYAKINNLEVVMGDTDNLSIEMAINQSINILKYIKDQFFRYDIVDSLCNNVRDSILAFNNKGVILELNSEAKRQFSCKKGDNILRLQVFKELYEYIISEQEVKSYYLSCQQKYFDVSITNVHVKETPFTILRAISITNKMIERESFRKSKFPAKYTFSDIIGESAEVLACIEFAQRYATNDLPVYIEGPTGTGKELFAQSIHNASMRKNQPFIAVNCSAIPETLLESELFGYEEGVFTGAKKGGKLGIFDMVDGGTLFLDEVSEISSLVQLKLLRVLQEKNFSRVGGSSLISTNFRLITASNKSLKRLVEQNKFRIDFYYRLNILKLSIPSLQDRGHDILLLANNILAMNDIKLNFTDEAIDYMLQYQWPGNIRELQALIYRLMVLCDSNQISVRDIITNSEEANFSPSIDSDNDVEMSLEKSERELISQVLAKTNGDRTKASTILGMSSTTLWRRIKKYQLEC from the coding sequence ATGTTGGATTATCACGAAATTGCTATATTTTCTGTATCTAGAGTTATATCTGAACGGATATCAACATTATTGATAGAGAAAGATATTGATATCCTTATTTATGAGCTTGAGCATTATGATGCAATTGATAAAGCCCGTGAATTAATCAATGAAGGGGTAAAGGTTATCATAAGTCGTGGTGGGACGGCAAATGTATTAAGACGAAATCTTGATATTCCAGTTATTGAAATTCCACACGATTTTTTTGGTATTTATAAAACAGTTGAAGAAGCTAAGTTGCGTGGTAAGAAGCTTGCTGCAGTAGGTTTTCCTCAATATTGTAATATGCTAAATCATTTCCAGACAATGACCAATGAGCAGTTCCAAGTTTGTCGAGTTTATAATCATAAAGATATTGAGCATGTGATGATTAAACTGAAACAGGACGGGTATGATGTGGTCATTGGAGGTTTATCTGTATCGAAATATGCGAAGATAAATAATCTAGAAGTAGTCATGGGGGATACCGATAATTTATCTATAGAAATGGCGATAAATCAATCTATCAATATTTTAAAATATATAAAAGATCAGTTTTTTAGGTATGATATCGTTGATTCATTATGTAATAATGTGAGAGATTCGATTCTAGCATTTAATAATAAAGGTGTTATTCTTGAATTAAATAGTGAAGCTAAACGACAATTTTCATGTAAGAAAGGTGATAATATTCTTAGATTGCAAGTATTCAAAGAACTCTACGAATATATCATCAGCGAGCAAGAGGTTAAGTCTTATTACTTGTCATGTCAGCAAAAGTATTTTGATGTTTCAATTACTAATGTTCATGTTAAAGAAACACCATTTACGATATTAAGAGCAATTTCTATTACCAATAAAATGATAGAGAGGGAAAGTTTTAGAAAAAGTAAGTTTCCCGCTAAATATACATTTTCAGATATTATTGGCGAGTCAGCTGAAGTCTTAGCGTGTATAGAGTTTGCTCAACGTTACGCAACTAACGATCTCCCCGTATATATTGAAGGTCCAACCGGTACAGGGAAAGAATTATTTGCTCAAAGTATTCACAATGCGAGCATGAGAAAAAACCAACCATTTATTGCGGTTAACTGCTCTGCAATACCAGAAACTTTATTAGAAAGTGAATTATTTGGTTACGAAGAAGGGGTATTTACTGGGGCGAAAAAAGGCGGAAAACTTGGTATTTTTGACATGGTAGATGGCGGTACATTATTTCTTGATGAAGTCAGCGAAATATCGTCTCTCGTCCAGTTAAAGCTTCTGCGCGTATTACAAGAAAAAAACTTTTCCCGAGTGGGGGGCTCGTCATTAATCTCGACGAACTTTCGACTTATTACCGCCAGTAATAAATCGTTGAAGCGATTAGTTGAACAAAATAAATTTAGAATTGATTTTTATTACCGCCTCAATATTTTGAAATTGTCGATTCCGAGTTTACAAGATCGTGGACACGATATTTTGTTGTTAGCCAATAACATATTGGCAATGAATGATATAAAGCTGAATTTTACGGATGAGGCAATAGACTATATGCTGCAATATCAGTGGCCGGGGAATATAAGGGAGTTACAAGCATTGATCTATCGCCTGATGGTGCTGTGTGATTCTAATCAAATTTCGGTCAGAGATATCATCACCAATAGCGAAGAAGCGAATTTTTCTCCCTCAATCGACAGCGATAACGATGTTGAAATGTCTTTGGAAAAAAGCGAGAGGGAACTGATCAGTCAGGTGCTTGCGAAAACCAACGGCGATCGCACGAAAGCGTCTACGATACTCGGGATGAGTTCAACCACATTATGGCGGCGGATCAAAAAGTATCAATTGGAATGCTAG
- a CDS encoding sensor histidine kinase, producing MINFLLISTQEDLQPLAHFQPHKEVKLAKIKKWIRDNAYGLVLIDFATCGHKMTSDIIRYTRTMLRNPRIGLWLVCDQSDVFEVDDDTLWPDRIVRINEISHPSFSAAIQNELNRQFSSQQLLQEQQLNVALISKVNQFNRRDLVVQASLTEFVESLDVFCQSTQTYVVKPTKNQDEPKVYSLTESKEKLAIIPNPPALKAMLDKIQNSDLPNIVFPDETQNQTALVFPIMIFGERFCTVICLVDSNHADHLSVSRVKIIEEAASQLRISLESLEAQRRMKFHYSRLKTTLSELQKTKEHLVHSEKMASVGRLAAGIAHEINNPLSIALGNFTPLNHYVDSMLSLIKMHDDIIGSLNQQDALPDTGKLSQFKQDNDVQFICDDLSAVIEDSKASLVRVKNIVADLSSFTTQNSDDLASFSLFDACQDVIKLYHYSNGHKLKIDNFVPKDIQLTSERNQVSQAINHVVENAIEALAERDDGHIEINGTQDTQGLHLTIHDNGPGIPQDTLKHVFDPFYSTKGLKEGRGLGLSVTYHLLEKLNAKISIKSEVNMGTTVTLVFTKVEQN from the coding sequence GTGATCAATTTTTTATTAATCAGTACTCAAGAAGATTTGCAACCCTTGGCGCATTTTCAACCTCATAAAGAAGTTAAACTCGCCAAGATCAAAAAATGGATACGGGATAATGCCTACGGGTTGGTGCTGATTGATTTTGCCACCTGTGGTCATAAAATGACATCCGATATCATTCGTTATACACGCACCATGCTTAGAAACCCTCGTATTGGTCTGTGGCTAGTTTGCGATCAAAGTGATGTGTTTGAAGTGGATGACGACACACTATGGCCAGACCGGATCGTTCGTATCAACGAAATCTCGCATCCTTCATTTAGTGCCGCGATTCAAAACGAACTTAACCGCCAGTTCTCAAGTCAGCAGTTACTTCAAGAGCAACAGCTTAATGTTGCGTTAATCTCCAAGGTAAACCAATTTAATCGCCGAGATTTGGTGGTACAAGCTTCACTCACCGAATTCGTCGAATCCTTAGACGTATTTTGTCAGTCAACTCAAACGTACGTCGTCAAACCAACAAAGAATCAAGATGAACCCAAGGTATATTCATTAACAGAAAGCAAAGAAAAGCTGGCCATTATCCCAAACCCACCAGCATTAAAAGCAATGCTCGATAAAATACAAAACAGTGACCTACCCAATATTGTCTTTCCAGACGAAACGCAAAATCAAACTGCGCTAGTTTTCCCAATCATGATTTTTGGCGAGCGCTTTTGTACTGTGATTTGTCTTGTTGACAGCAACCATGCCGACCACCTTTCGGTATCACGAGTGAAAATCATTGAAGAAGCTGCATCGCAACTGCGTATCAGCTTAGAAAGTCTGGAAGCTCAACGGCGCATGAAGTTTCACTATTCACGCCTAAAAACCACGCTGTCAGAGTTACAAAAAACCAAAGAACACCTTGTTCACTCAGAAAAAATGGCCTCTGTCGGACGCCTAGCTGCCGGTATTGCCCATGAAATTAATAACCCTTTAAGTATTGCTCTAGGTAACTTTACACCGCTCAATCATTACGTCGATTCAATGCTTTCACTGATAAAAATGCACGATGATATTATCGGCTCACTGAATCAACAAGACGCTCTGCCTGATACCGGCAAGCTGTCTCAATTTAAGCAAGATAACGATGTTCAGTTTATTTGTGATGACCTTTCTGCAGTGATCGAAGATTCAAAAGCCAGTTTAGTACGAGTTAAAAATATTGTTGCAGACCTTAGTTCATTTACTACTCAAAACAGCGACGATTTGGCATCATTCAGCCTGTTCGACGCATGCCAAGATGTCATAAAACTGTACCATTATTCAAATGGACATAAGCTCAAGATCGACAACTTTGTTCCTAAAGACATTCAATTGACGAGTGAAAGAAATCAAGTTTCTCAAGCCATTAACCATGTGGTAGAAAACGCAATTGAAGCATTAGCAGAACGAGATGATGGCCACATTGAGATAAATGGAACTCAAGATACGCAAGGATTACATCTAACAATCCACGATAACGGACCGGGAATACCACAAGACACCCTGAAGCATGTGTTTGATCCTTTCTATTCAACCAAAGGCCTTAAAGAAGGGCGTGGTTTGGGCCTATCTGTTACCTATCATCTACTTGAAAAGTTAAACGCGAAGATATCGATAAAAAGTGAGGTGAATATGGGTACAACGGTTACGCTTGTTTTTACTAAAGTTGAACAGAATTGA
- a CDS encoding BLUF domain-containing protein, translated as MKLIRLLYYSQATREMSLADMKAILEKARANNHAQDICGMLCYDNNYFLQILEGDAAEVTELFLTIAADERHHSVVIVGVQGIESKVFPQWDMGYAGSSDTLAKLMKEIGCDEFDPEALNFKQAATLLYELSKEQTQV; from the coding sequence ATGAAACTGATTCGTTTGCTTTATTACAGCCAAGCAACTCGTGAAATGTCGCTAGCAGACATGAAAGCCATTTTGGAAAAAGCGCGCGCTAATAATCACGCGCAAGACATTTGTGGGATGCTTTGCTATGACAACAACTATTTCCTTCAGATCTTAGAAGGGGATGCTGCTGAAGTTACTGAGTTATTTTTAACGATTGCTGCGGATGAGCGTCATCACTCTGTGGTGATCGTTGGAGTACAAGGTATTGAAAGTAAAGTCTTTCCTCAGTGGGACATGGGCTATGCCGGTAGTAGTGACACGTTAGCCAAATTGATGAAAGAGATCGGGTGTGATGAATTTGACCCAGAAGCTCTTAACTTTAAACAGGCAGCGACTTTACTGTATGAGTTATCTAAAGAACAAACCCAAGTGTAG
- a CDS encoding GNAT family N-acetyltransferase — MEIEFVVADYANAQHGKDICALMDEYAQDPMGGAEPLSDYVKSHLVAALAELPNAMSILCYVDGNAAALANCIPGFSTFKCKPLLNIHDFMVSRNYRGLNLSQGLLEKVEEQARQMGCCKITLEVLSGNEPAQRSYRKFGFAGYELDPKMGKAEFWQKEIK; from the coding sequence GTGGAAATAGAATTTGTCGTGGCAGATTATGCCAACGCTCAACACGGTAAAGATATTTGTGCATTAATGGATGAATACGCCCAAGATCCAATGGGCGGGGCTGAGCCATTATCAGATTATGTCAAAAGCCATTTAGTAGCGGCTTTGGCAGAGTTACCAAACGCCATGAGCATCCTGTGCTATGTGGATGGCAATGCAGCGGCGCTCGCTAACTGCATACCCGGCTTTTCTACCTTTAAGTGTAAACCGCTGCTCAATATCCATGATTTTATGGTTTCAAGAAACTATCGTGGATTGAATTTAAGCCAAGGTTTGTTGGAAAAGGTAGAAGAGCAAGCGCGTCAAATGGGCTGTTGCAAAATCACCTTAGAAGTCTTGTCTGGAAACGAACCCGCTCAACGCAGCTACCGCAAATTCGGATTCGCTGGTTACGAGCTTGACCCGAAAATGGGTAAGGCTGAGTTTTGGCAAAAGGAAATTAAGTAA
- a CDS encoding class I SAM-dependent DNA methyltransferase gives MSNYFDSVAESWDNNPAKIERATATAQQIKQLRLASYESVIDFGAGTGLLGVQLRDLFEHVHLADASNNMLEIAHHKITQAQFTNVHTHFVESLTDISGSHSAIVTLMALHHIHNVGEFFAAAYQKLQAQGMLVIADLYAEDGSFHKHNPDFDGHNGFDLDELCQKAKQAGFTITKAEPFYEIRQESGDGIELVYPLFLLAVMK, from the coding sequence ATGAGTAATTACTTTGATTCAGTGGCGGAGTCGTGGGATAACAACCCTGCCAAAATAGAGCGAGCCACTGCAACGGCTCAGCAAATTAAACAATTGCGCTTAGCAAGTTATGAAAGCGTGATTGATTTTGGCGCGGGTACCGGTTTATTAGGCGTGCAACTGCGTGATCTTTTTGAGCACGTTCATCTCGCCGATGCATCAAATAACATGCTCGAGATCGCTCATCATAAAATAACGCAAGCTCAATTTACGAATGTGCATACTCATTTTGTTGAAAGTTTGACGGATATTTCTGGTAGTCATTCAGCGATTGTGACCTTGATGGCCCTTCACCATATTCACAATGTTGGCGAGTTCTTTGCCGCTGCTTATCAAAAATTGCAAGCGCAAGGTATGCTAGTGATAGCCGATCTCTATGCCGAAGATGGTTCATTCCATAAACACAATCCTGACTTTGATGGTCATAACGGTTTCGATCTAGATGAACTGTGCCAAAAGGCGAAACAAGCCGGATTCACCATAACCAAAGCGGAACCATTCTATGAAATCCGCCAAGAGAGTGGCGATGGAATCGAGCTTGTCTACCCACTGTTTTTATTAGCAGTGATGAAATAG
- a CDS encoding alpha/beta hydrolase, whose protein sequence is MSMITNQRIRGLGLSVAFVLFASLAPVSAAPLTAEQSFPIWPNTVENNNPSPKETVIERSKVAAIRDRAWINITQSELLTFPTNKPSNCSIVLAPGGGYQRVVFDKEGLDIVPALNEHGLNVFILKYRLPNAQASDREWQPLEDAQRAVRFIRAHAKEWQINNQCVGILGFSAGGQLASSLASQFDRSVYTPIDSADTLSARPDFVGLMYPVITMEKKYTHNGTRKVLLGESPSKQQIQQHSAEKWVTENTPPAFIGLANDDKSVNQMNSIRFYEALHENNVPVEMHIFQKSGHGFGIRNAKGTAKEWLPLFTQWLEQNQFAG, encoded by the coding sequence ATGAGCATGATAACCAACCAAAGAATTCGCGGTTTGGGATTAAGCGTGGCGTTTGTATTATTTGCAAGCTTAGCGCCAGTATCAGCCGCACCGTTAACCGCAGAGCAAAGCTTCCCTATTTGGCCAAATACTGTCGAAAATAACAATCCATCACCAAAGGAAACGGTGATCGAACGCAGTAAAGTCGCAGCTATACGCGATAGAGCTTGGATTAACATTACACAGAGTGAATTGCTTACCTTCCCAACAAATAAGCCCAGTAACTGCAGTATTGTTCTAGCTCCAGGTGGTGGCTACCAGCGCGTGGTGTTCGATAAAGAGGGGCTTGATATTGTCCCAGCTCTAAACGAACATGGGTTGAATGTATTTATCCTAAAATATCGTCTTCCAAACGCTCAAGCGTCCGACCGAGAATGGCAACCGCTGGAAGATGCACAGCGTGCTGTCCGTTTTATTCGTGCTCATGCAAAAGAATGGCAAATAAACAACCAGTGTGTCGGTATTTTAGGTTTTTCAGCCGGTGGTCAATTAGCCTCAAGTTTAGCCTCTCAATTTGACCGCTCGGTATATACACCTATTGATAGTGCAGACACTCTTTCAGCCCGACCCGATTTTGTCGGCTTAATGTATCCAGTTATCACTATGGAAAAGAAATATACCCACAATGGCACTCGCAAAGTATTATTGGGTGAATCCCCCAGTAAACAACAAATTCAGCAGCACTCAGCTGAAAAGTGGGTAACCGAAAATACGCCACCTGCCTTTATTGGTTTAGCCAATGATGATAAATCGGTCAACCAGATGAACAGCATCCGCTTTTACGAAGCATTACATGAAAATAATGTTCCCGTAGAAATGCATATCTTCCAAAAAAGTGGCCACGGTTTTGGTATTCGTAACGCCAAAGGCACCGCAAAAGAGTGGCTACCACTATTTACCCAATGGCTAGAACAAAACCAGTTTGCTGGATAA